In Comamonas sp. lk, the following proteins share a genomic window:
- a CDS encoding UvrD-helicase domain-containing protein, whose amino-acid sequence MFPIDLLDATPEGASSAHHSPLLANLNDEQLAAVTLPAGHALILAGAGSGKTRVLTTRIAWLLQTGQATPGSILAVTFTNKAAKEMLARLSAMLPYNVRGMWIGTFHGLCNRLLRAHYQAAKLPQAFQILDTQDQLSAIKRLCKQFNVDDERFPPKQLMYFIAGCKEEGMRPGDVVVSDPDTRKKVEIYQLYEEQCQREGVVDFGELMLRSFELLRDDVHLRQHYQRRFQHMLVDEFQDTNKLQYQWLKQLAGDVVEGRFVSSSSVIAVGDDDQSIYAFRGARVGNMADFIREFDVRNQIKLEQNYRSHSNILDCANALISHNSNRLGKSLRTDQGPGEPVRIYEAPSDLAEASWMVDEIKQLVKSDGFKRQEIAVLYRSNAQSRVIESALFNASIPYRVYGGLRFFERAEIKHALAYLRLLENPHDDTSFMRVVNFPPRGIGARTVEVLQDTARSSGTSLNDAVTAVGGTAGTKLQGFVAKMDVLRERTQGKTLREIIETIEEESGLIEHYRSEKEGADRIENLQELVTAAESFVTQEGFGRDAVALPLDEHSGRPAITQSPVSQGLDPSAPLLNEPLKPAEGTLASLVNVDTGETLSPLQAFLVHAALEAGDNQAQAGQDAVQLMTVHASKGLEFDAVFIGGVEEGLFPHENAMMDRGGLEEERRLAYVAITRARKRLYLSHSQTRMLHGQTRYNVKSRFFDELPEEALKWITPRQAGFGTFTPNSGAGGAYGAGAGGRFGSNSGWGGRAASTSEIFASPPVPKQKAEPSHGIKAGLNVFHNKFGEGKVLAVEGVGDDARAQVSFGRHGTKWLALSIAKLTIVS is encoded by the coding sequence ATGTTCCCGATCGACCTGCTTGACGCCACGCCCGAGGGCGCTTCCTCTGCCCATCATTCCCCCTTGCTCGCCAATCTCAATGACGAGCAACTGGCGGCCGTCACCCTGCCTGCAGGCCATGCGCTGATTCTGGCGGGCGCCGGCTCGGGCAAGACGCGGGTGCTGACCACGCGCATTGCCTGGCTGCTGCAGACCGGGCAGGCCACGCCGGGCTCGATTTTGGCTGTGACCTTCACCAACAAGGCGGCCAAGGAAATGCTGGCCCGTCTGTCGGCCATGCTGCCCTACAACGTGCGCGGCATGTGGATCGGCACCTTCCACGGCCTGTGCAACCGGCTGCTGCGCGCCCACTATCAGGCGGCCAAGCTGCCCCAGGCGTTTCAGATTCTGGATACGCAGGATCAGCTTTCGGCCATCAAGCGTCTGTGCAAGCAGTTCAATGTGGACGACGAACGCTTTCCGCCCAAGCAGCTGATGTACTTCATTGCCGGCTGCAAGGAAGAAGGCATGCGCCCCGGCGACGTGGTGGTCAGCGACCCCGACACGCGCAAAAAGGTCGAGATCTACCAGCTCTACGAAGAGCAATGCCAGCGCGAAGGCGTGGTGGATTTTGGCGAGCTGATGCTGCGCAGCTTCGAGCTGCTGCGTGACGATGTTCATCTGCGCCAGCACTACCAGCGCCGCTTTCAGCACATGCTGGTGGACGAGTTTCAGGACACCAACAAGCTGCAATACCAGTGGCTCAAGCAGCTGGCGGGCGATGTGGTGGAAGGGCGCTTTGTCTCCAGCTCCAGCGTGATTGCCGTGGGCGACGACGACCAGAGCATCTACGCCTTTCGCGGCGCGCGCGTGGGCAATATGGCGGACTTCATTCGCGAGTTCGATGTGCGCAACCAGATCAAGCTGGAGCAGAACTACCGCAGCCACAGCAATATCCTCGATTGCGCCAACGCGCTGATCAGCCACAACAGCAACCGCCTGGGCAAGAGCCTGCGCACCGATCAAGGTCCGGGCGAGCCGGTGCGCATCTATGAGGCGCCCAGTGATCTGGCCGAGGCCTCGTGGATGGTGGACGAGATCAAGCAGCTGGTGAAAAGCGACGGCTTCAAGCGACAGGAAATTGCCGTGCTCTACCGCAGCAATGCGCAAAGCCGGGTGATCGAATCGGCGCTGTTCAACGCTTCGATTCCCTACCGCGTATACGGCGGCCTGCGCTTTTTTGAACGTGCCGAAATCAAGCACGCCCTGGCCTATCTGCGCCTGCTGGAGAATCCGCACGACGACACCAGCTTCATGCGGGTGGTGAACTTTCCGCCGCGCGGCATTGGTGCGCGCACGGTGGAAGTGCTGCAAGACACGGCGCGCAGCAGCGGCACTTCGCTGAACGACGCCGTCACCGCCGTGGGCGGTACTGCAGGCACCAAGCTGCAGGGCTTTGTGGCCAAGATGGATGTGCTGCGCGAGCGCACGCAAGGCAAGACGCTGCGCGAAATCATCGAGACCATAGAAGAGGAAAGCGGGCTGATCGAGCACTACCGCAGCGAAAAAGAAGGTGCGGATCGCATAGAGAACTTGCAGGAACTGGTGACGGCGGCCGAGAGCTTTGTCACGCAGGAAGGCTTTGGCCGTGACGCCGTGGCGCTGCCGCTCGATGAACACAGCGGCCGGCCCGCGATCACGCAGTCGCCGGTCAGCCAGGGGCTGGACCCCAGTGCACCGCTGCTCAACGAGCCGCTCAAGCCGGCCGAGGGCACACTGGCCAGTCTGGTCAATGTCGACACCGGCGAGACGCTGTCGCCGCTGCAGGCTTTCCTCGTCCATGCGGCCCTGGAGGCCGGCGACAACCAGGCCCAGGCCGGGCAGGATGCTGTGCAGCTGATGACGGTGCATGCCAGCAAGGGCCTGGAGTTTGACGCTGTCTTCATCGGCGGGGTGGAAGAAGGCCTGTTCCCTCACGAGAACGCCATGATGGATAGAGGCGGCCTGGAGGAAGAGCGGCGTCTGGCCTATGTGGCCATCACCCGGGCCCGCAAGCGCCTGTATCTGAGCCATTCGCAGACCCGCATGCTGCACGGCCAGACGCGCTACAACGTCAAGAGCCGCTTTTTTGACGAGCTGCCCGAAGAAGCGCTCAAGTGGATCACGCCCAGGCAGGCGGGCTTTGGTACGTTTACTCCTAATTCAGGAGCTGGTGGTGCATATGGAGCAGGCGCTGGAGGTCGATTTGGCTCCAACTCTGGCTGGGGTGGTCGTGCTGCCAGTACCAGCGAGATTTTTGCCAGCCCGCCCGTGCCCAAGCAAAAGGCCGAACCTTCGCATGGCATCAAGGCCGGGCTGAACGTGTTCCACAACAAGTTTGGCGAAGGCAAGGTACTGGCGGTGGAAGGTGTGGGCGACGATGCGCGCGCCCAGGTCAGCTTTGGCCGCCACGGCACCAAGTGGCTGGCGCTGTCGATTGCCAAACTGACCATTGTGAGTTGA
- a CDS encoding GMP reductase: MEIFDYDNVLLLPRKCRVESRAECDTSVELGGRSFKLPVVPANMKTVVDEKICTFLAQNGFFYVMHRFDIDNVAFTQEMQGQGLFASISLGVKQPDYDTVDRFVAEGICPEYITIDIAHGHADSVKNMIQYLKAKIPAAFVIAGNVGTPEAIIDLENWGADATKVGIGPGKVCITKLKTGFGTGGWQLSALKWCARVATKPIIADGGIRSHGDIAKSIRFGATMIMIGSLFAGHEESPGKTVEVDGALFKEYYGSASDFNKGEYKHVEGKRILEPVKGKLADTLTEMQQDTQSSISYSGGKKLMDIRKVNYVILGGDNAGEHLLM; this comes from the coding sequence ATGGAAATCTTCGACTACGACAATGTTCTGCTACTGCCCCGCAAGTGCCGCGTGGAAAGCCGTGCGGAATGTGACACCAGCGTAGAGTTGGGCGGCCGCAGCTTCAAGCTGCCCGTGGTGCCCGCCAACATGAAGACAGTGGTGGACGAGAAGATCTGCACCTTCTTGGCACAAAACGGTTTCTTCTATGTGATGCACCGTTTCGACATCGACAACGTGGCTTTCACCCAAGAGATGCAGGGCCAGGGCCTGTTCGCATCCATCTCGCTGGGCGTCAAGCAGCCCGACTACGACACGGTGGACCGTTTCGTGGCCGAAGGCATCTGCCCCGAATACATCACCATCGACATCGCCCACGGCCATGCCGACAGCGTGAAGAACATGATCCAGTATCTGAAGGCCAAGATCCCCGCAGCCTTCGTGATCGCCGGCAACGTGGGCACGCCCGAAGCCATCATCGATCTGGAAAACTGGGGCGCCGATGCCACCAAGGTCGGCATAGGCCCGGGCAAGGTCTGCATCACCAAGCTCAAGACCGGCTTTGGCACGGGCGGCTGGCAGCTGTCGGCGCTCAAGTGGTGCGCCCGCGTGGCCACCAAGCCCATCATTGCCGACGGCGGCATCCGCAGCCATGGCGACATTGCCAAGAGCATCCGCTTTGGCGCAACCATGATCATGATCGGCTCGCTGTTTGCCGGACATGAGGAATCGCCCGGCAAGACCGTGGAAGTGGACGGCGCGCTGTTCAAGGAATACTACGGCTCGGCATCGGACTTCAACAAGGGCGAGTACAAGCACGTGGAAGGCAAGCGCATCCTGGAACCCGTTAAGGGTAAGCTGGCCGATACGCTGACCGAGATGCAGCAGGACACCCAGTC